Proteins from a genomic interval of Polaribacter sp. Q13:
- the recA gene encoding recombinase RecA produces MATDKEKTAKLKALQLTLDKLDKTYGKGAVMKLGDVVTEDIDAISSGSLGLDLALGVGGYPRGRVIEIYGPESSGKTTLTLHAIAEAQKAGGIAAFIDAEHAFDKFYAENLGVDIDNLIISQPDHGEQALEIAENLIRSGAIDIVVIDSVAALTPKAEIEGEMGDSKMGLHARLMSQALRKLTGTISKTKCTVIFINQLREKIGVMFGNPETTTGGNALKFYASVRLDIRRRTQIKDGDKVIGNSTKVKVVKNKVAPPFQIAEFDIMYGQGISKVGEILDIGVELGIVKKSGSWFSYGETKLGQGRDAVKGLIKDNPELAEELEGKIKIAIENQE; encoded by the coding sequence ATGGCGACAGATAAAGAAAAAACAGCAAAGCTAAAAGCACTTCAACTTACTCTAGATAAGCTAGATAAAACGTATGGTAAAGGAGCTGTAATGAAATTAGGTGATGTAGTTACTGAAGATATAGATGCAATTTCATCTGGTTCTTTAGGATTAGATTTAGCATTAGGCGTAGGTGGTTATCCAAGAGGAAGAGTTATTGAAATCTACGGGCCAGAATCTTCTGGTAAAACTACTTTAACATTACACGCAATTGCAGAAGCTCAAAAAGCAGGTGGAATTGCAGCGTTTATTGATGCAGAACATGCATTCGATAAATTTTACGCAGAAAATTTAGGAGTAGACATCGATAATTTAATTATTTCTCAACCAGATCATGGTGAGCAAGCATTAGAAATTGCAGAAAACTTAATTCGTTCTGGTGCAATTGATATTGTGGTTATAGATTCTGTTGCGGCTTTAACGCCAAAAGCAGAAATTGAAGGTGAAATGGGAGATTCTAAAATGGGTCTTCATGCACGTTTAATGTCTCAAGCATTACGTAAATTAACAGGTACTATTTCTAAAACAAAATGTACCGTTATATTTATTAACCAATTACGTGAAAAAATTGGGGTAATGTTCGGAAATCCAGAAACTACAACGGGTGGTAACGCCTTAAAATTCTATGCTTCTGTACGTTTAGACATTAGAAGAAGAACACAGATTAAAGACGGAGACAAAGTTATTGGAAACAGTACCAAAGTTAAAGTTGTAAAAAATAAAGTAGCACCACCGTTTCAAATTGCAGAATTTGATATTATGTACGGACAAGGAATCTCTAAAGTTGGTGAGATTTTAGATATTGGTGTAGAATTAGGTATTGTTAAGAAAAGTGGTTCTTGGTTTAGTTACGGGGAAACAAAATTAGGCCAAGGTAGAGATGCTGTTAAAGGTTTAATTAAAGACAATCCTGAGTTAGCAGAAGAACTAGAAGGTAAAATTAAGATTGCTATTGAAAATCAAGAATAA
- the dut gene encoding dUTP diphosphatase: MNVQIINKSKHATPNYETEGAAGMDLRANIETAITLKPLERAIVKTGLFIALPIGFEAQVRPRSGLAAKKGITVLNSPGTVDADYRGEIGVILVNLSNDDFVINDGERIAQLIIAKHERVNWQEVTVLSETERGAGGFGSTGV, encoded by the coding sequence ATGAACGTACAAATAATTAACAAATCGAAACACGCAACACCTAATTACGAAACAGAAGGAGCTGCAGGAATGGATTTAAGAGCAAATATTGAAACTGCAATAACATTAAAGCCGTTAGAAAGAGCGATTGTTAAAACGGGCTTATTTATAGCTTTACCAATTGGTTTTGAAGCACAAGTAAGACCAAGAAGTGGCTTGGCAGCTAAAAAGGGGATTACCGTTTTAAACTCTCCAGGAACCGTAGATGCAGATTATAGAGGTGAAATTGGGGTTATTTTAGTCAACTTATCTAACGATGATTTTGTTATAAATGATGGAGAAAGAATAGCACAATTAATTATAGCAAAACACGAACGTGTAAACTGGCAAGAGGTAACCGTTTTAAGTGAAACAGAACGTGGAGCCGGTGGTTTTGGAAGTACAGGTGTTTAG
- a CDS encoding MFS transporter, translated as MSKQDPYAALRIKEFNIFLFVRFLLVFGWSMQFIVIEWEVYSITKDPLSLGIIGLMEIIPAFTMALFAGHIVDQNEKRNLLALCTAAFSLISLGLFLLTSDTFVGHWSTKTILYCIYGLVFFGGFLRSFFGPTIFSLVALLVPKKIYHNAATWSTSTWKTASVSGALFGGFFISWIGVDMTLCLVFILVILSLIFTFSIEKKPILNKKIGEPMKESLKAGIKFVFQNKAILGVLTLDMIAVLFGGTVAILSVFAQDVLKVGPEGFGVLNASISMGSIVTMFLTTYIPINRKTGKKMLVSVFVFGLSIIAFGLSSIFWISILALFLSGAADGISMVIRQTILQLKTPDDMRGRVSSVNSMFVGSSNELGAFESGLAAKILGPAMAVIFGGTMTLITVVTIGAVNPTLRDLDLTEEIEANQVEA; from the coding sequence ATGTCTAAGCAAGATCCTTATGCAGCATTAAGAATAAAAGAATTTAATATATTTCTATTTGTTAGGTTTTTACTCGTTTTTGGTTGGTCTATGCAATTTATTGTAATAGAATGGGAAGTATATTCCATTACAAAAGATCCTTTATCTTTAGGTATTATTGGTTTAATGGAAATTATTCCGGCATTTACTATGGCTTTGTTTGCAGGCCATATTGTAGATCAAAATGAAAAAAGAAACCTATTAGCTCTTTGTACAGCGGCATTTTCGTTGATTAGTTTGGGATTGTTTTTATTAACTTCAGATACTTTTGTTGGTCATTGGTCTACTAAAACCATTTTATATTGCATTTATGGATTGGTTTTCTTTGGCGGGTTTTTACGTTCATTTTTTGGACCTACAATTTTCTCTTTAGTGGCATTATTGGTTCCTAAAAAGATATATCATAATGCGGCAACGTGGAGCACCAGTACCTGGAAAACGGCTTCGGTTTCTGGAGCCTTATTTGGTGGATTTTTTATAAGTTGGATTGGTGTTGATATGACACTTTGTTTGGTATTTATTTTGGTTATTTTATCTTTAATTTTTACTTTTTCAATTGAAAAGAAACCAATTTTAAACAAAAAAATTGGTGAGCCCATGAAAGAAAGTTTAAAGGCAGGCATAAAATTTGTATTTCAAAATAAAGCGATTTTAGGAGTATTAACTTTAGATATGATTGCCGTTTTATTTGGTGGTACTGTAGCCATTTTATCCGTTTTTGCACAAGATGTTTTAAAAGTGGGGCCAGAAGGTTTTGGTGTTTTAAATGCCTCCATTTCTATGGGGAGTATTGTAACCATGTTTTTAACAACCTACATTCCTATCAACAGAAAAACAGGTAAAAAAATGCTGGTTTCTGTCTTTGTTTTTGGGTTAAGCATTATTGCTTTTGGGTTATCTTCTATTTTTTGGATAAGTATTTTGGCTTTATTTTTAAGTGGAGCTGCAGATGGAATATCGATGGTGATTCGTCAAACAATTTTACAACTAAAAACACCCGATGATATGAGGGGTAGAGTATCTTCTGTAAACTCTATGTTTGTTGGTTCTTCTAACGAGTTAGGAGCGTTTGAAAGTGGTTTAGCAGCCAAAATATTAGGTCCTGCTATGGCAGTTATTTTTGGCGGAACCATGACTTTAATTACTGTTGTTACTATAGGTGCTGTAAACCCAACCTTAAGAGACTTAGATTTAACAGAAGAGATTGAAGCAAATCAAGTAGAAGCGTAA
- the dinD gene encoding DNA damage-inducible protein D — protein MKKEIIQGLANSFEDFSQTTESGIEFWFARDLQQLLGYSEWRNFQKVILKSKTACEITNNLISDHFVGVNKMVTLGSGSKREIEDIMLTRYACYLVAQNGDPRKESIAFAQNYFAMQTRKFELIEQRIKDWERLQARQKLTLSEKDLSELIYEKTGNDRNFGLIRSKGDQALFGKSTKQMKAKLGIPNSRALADYLPTITIKAKDFATEITVFNTKEKDLKNEKSISTEHITNNKSVRKILIERGIKPENLPAEEDIKKLERRVNSESKKIGKNPKKLN, from the coding sequence ATGAAAAAAGAAATTATACAAGGCTTAGCAAATAGTTTTGAAGACTTTTCTCAAACTACTGAGAGTGGAATTGAGTTTTGGTTTGCAAGAGACTTACAACAGCTTTTAGGATATTCTGAATGGCGAAATTTTCAAAAGGTAATTTTAAAATCTAAAACGGCATGCGAAATTACCAATAATCTTATTTCGGACCATTTTGTTGGCGTCAACAAAATGGTAACATTAGGTTCTGGAAGTAAAAGAGAAATAGAAGATATTATGCTAACAAGATATGCTTGTTATTTAGTTGCTCAAAATGGAGATCCAAGAAAGGAAAGTATTGCTTTCGCTCAAAACTATTTTGCAATGCAGACTAGAAAATTTGAGTTAATTGAACAAAGAATTAAAGATTGGGAAAGGTTACAAGCAAGGCAAAAACTAACGTTGTCAGAAAAAGATTTATCAGAATTAATCTATGAAAAAACTGGTAATGACAGAAATTTTGGATTGATAAGAAGTAAAGGAGACCAAGCATTATTTGGTAAATCTACTAAACAAATGAAAGCTAAATTAGGGATTCCTAATAGTAGAGCTTTAGCAGATTACTTGCCAACTATTACAATTAAAGCAAAAGATTTTGCAACAGAAATAACTGTTTTTAATACCAAGGAAAAAGATTTAAAAAATGAAAAAAGTATTTCAACAGAACATATTACCAACAATAAATCTGTAAGAAAAATTCTAATAGAAAGAGGTATTAAACCAGAAAACTTACCAGCAGAAGAAGATATTAAAAAACTAGAAAGAAGAGTAAACTCTGAATCAAAAAAAATAGGAAAGAATCCTAAAAAATTAAATTAA
- a CDS encoding alpha/beta hydrolase, which produces MNRISILFLAFLLVLISCKIKKTEEIKEIKSKEPSKKISTKADNVSILKKTFVIDGLNTIAHKVWLYLPPNYHTSTEKYDVIYMHDAQNLFDDATSFVGEWEIDETLNDLYKKTGKSFIVVGIENGGEKRIEEYTPWENVRYGGGKGKIYVDFLVNKLKPYIDKNYRTKPDAENTAIIGSSLGGLISFYGGLKYPEVFGKIGALSTSFWFSNKVITFAEENGNQKKTKLYLLVGDKEGNSMVPDTENMAELLIDLGFPSQNLKTKVHPDGKHTESFWKAEFLEVITFLFNLENNERTNN; this is translated from the coding sequence ATGAATAGAATATCCATACTATTTTTAGCTTTTTTACTTGTTTTAATTTCTTGTAAAATAAAAAAAACCGAAGAAATAAAAGAAATTAAATCTAAAGAACCTTCAAAAAAAATTTCTACCAAGGCAGACAATGTTTCTATTTTAAAAAAAACATTTGTTATTGATGGTTTAAACACTATTGCGCATAAGGTTTGGTTGTATTTACCTCCAAATTATCATACATCAACTGAAAAATATGATGTAATTTATATGCACGATGCTCAGAATCTATTTGATGATGCCACTTCTTTTGTGGGCGAATGGGAAATTGATGAAACATTAAATGATCTTTACAAAAAAACAGGGAAAAGTTTTATTGTAGTTGGCATAGAAAATGGAGGAGAGAAAAGAATTGAGGAATATACACCTTGGGAAAACGTAAGATATGGAGGAGGAAAAGGTAAAATTTATGTCGATTTTCTGGTAAACAAACTAAAACCTTACATCGATAAAAATTACAGAACTAAACCTGACGCAGAAAACACTGCAATTATTGGGAGCTCTTTAGGAGGATTAATTTCCTTTTATGGAGGCTTAAAATATCCTGAAGTTTTTGGTAAAATTGGCGCACTTTCTACCTCTTTTTGGTTTTCTAATAAAGTAATTACATTTGCCGAAGAGAATGGAAATCAGAAAAAAACAAAACTTTATTTATTAGTGGGTGATAAAGAAGGGAACTCTATGGTTCCGGATACCGAAAATATGGCAGAATTATTAATAGATCTTGGTTTTCCATCTCAAAATTTAAAAACAAAAGTACACCCAGATGGCAAGCACACAGAGTCTTTTTGGAAAGCAGAATTTTTAGAAGTAATTACATTTTTATTTAATTTAGAAAACAATGAACGTACAAATAATTAA
- a CDS encoding oligosaccharide flippase family protein, whose product MSSLKRFFKDTIIYGIAAVLPRAINIFLVKLHTSTLDAEKYAINTDYYVYAAYLNALLTFGMETAFFRFFSKEKEKGKVVSTSFISLLISTLIFLCLALFFNHEITVFFGFKNPLFFKLLVYTITLDTLVVVPFAYLRVTNKPLKFTTIKLINIGVFSFLNVFFLWFVPYAIKNGISLPEPIVNYYNNNPKVIFIFVAGTVASLSTFVLLFPSVFKFKFEFDFELFKRMFRYSFPIMIGSLAFVTNENLDKLLLGTILGEKQMGIYAACYKLGVFMTLYIMAFRLGAEPFFFNNADKKNAKENYAKILTWFTIFGSFFMLIVVVFIDLFAQILLGKPEYFTALSIVPIILLANLFLGIYNNLSIWYKLTDKTKYGMYFSIIGALITIVFNIVMIPKIGFMASAWATLIAFGTMMILSYFVGKKHYPVNYKLKKIAYYLVFSIVFELFSFVVFRGQYWFSILTIFLFFGLIYYNEKEEIKQILKR is encoded by the coding sequence TTGAGTTCCTTAAAACGATTTTTTAAAGACACCATAATATACGGAATTGCCGCTGTTTTACCGCGCGCAATTAACATATTTCTAGTAAAACTACACACCTCTACTTTAGATGCAGAAAAATATGCTATAAACACAGACTACTATGTGTATGCGGCATATTTAAATGCACTTTTAACTTTTGGAATGGAAACTGCCTTTTTTCGGTTTTTTTCAAAAGAAAAAGAGAAAGGTAAAGTGGTGTCTACTTCCTTTATTAGTTTGCTAATTTCAACACTAATTTTCTTGTGTTTAGCGTTGTTTTTTAATCATGAAATTACTGTTTTCTTCGGATTTAAAAATCCCTTATTTTTTAAATTATTAGTATATACAATTACGCTAGACACCTTAGTTGTTGTGCCTTTTGCATATTTACGCGTTACTAACAAACCTTTAAAGTTTACCACTATAAAATTAATAAACATTGGTGTTTTTTCTTTTTTAAATGTTTTCTTTTTGTGGTTTGTTCCTTATGCTATTAAAAACGGAATTTCTTTACCAGAACCTATTGTAAATTATTATAATAACAATCCTAAAGTAATTTTCATTTTTGTTGCAGGAACCGTGGCTAGTTTGTCCACTTTTGTATTGCTTTTTCCGTCCGTTTTTAAATTCAAGTTCGAGTTTGACTTTGAGCTTTTTAAAAGAATGTTCCGGTATAGTTTTCCAATAATGATTGGAAGTTTGGCCTTTGTAACCAATGAAAATTTAGACAAACTTCTTTTAGGTACTATTTTAGGTGAAAAACAAATGGGAATTTACGCCGCTTGTTACAAATTAGGAGTTTTCATGACCTTATATATTATGGCATTTCGTTTGGGTGCAGAACCTTTTTTCTTTAATAATGCTGATAAAAAAAATGCCAAAGAAAACTATGCGAAAATTTTGACTTGGTTTACCATTTTTGGATCCTTTTTTATGCTAATTGTAGTTGTTTTTATAGATTTGTTTGCCCAAATTTTATTAGGTAAACCAGAATATTTTACAGCACTTTCTATTGTGCCCATCATACTTTTAGCAAATTTATTTTTAGGAATTTATAATAATTTGTCTATTTGGTACAAACTAACTGATAAAACAAAATACGGCATGTATTTCTCTATTATTGGCGCCTTAATTACCATTGTTTTTAATATTGTGATGATTCCTAAAATTGGTTTTATGGCTTCTGCATGGGCAACATTAATAGCATTTGGTACTATGATGATACTATCTTATTTTGTAGGTAAAAAGCATTATCCTGTAAATTATAAATTAAAAAAAATAGCTTATTATTTAGTGTTCTCCATAGTATTTGAGTTATTTTCTTTTGTAGTATTTAGAGGGCAGTATTGGTTTTCTATTTTAACCATTTTTCTTTTCTTTGGATTAATTTATTACAATGAAAAAGAGGAAATTAAACAAATTTTAAAACGATAA
- a CDS encoding LytTR family DNA-binding domain-containing protein, with the protein MKYTYVIIQDKKEAYDDLRLALNKYSNYKFVDTAENLEEGFSLIIKTKPNLIFLDVEIGEENTFKLIPKLKEFFMELPTIIMTTSHNYYAKEAVNNQISYFLSKPIIGVELENSLLRFEKVFTEKQTHLAVKTGSDIHIIAYKNICLLEAERNYTSVFNITGKKLSTSKSLKHFEETLPKNFIRVHRSFIVNRNCIERLNTRKGQLFLQQTEVTKELEENFIPIGKEYLQKLKNSFSF; encoded by the coding sequence ATGAAATATACATATGTCATTATTCAGGACAAGAAAGAAGCTTATGACGACTTAAGATTAGCTTTAAACAAATATTCTAATTATAAATTTGTAGACACTGCAGAGAATTTAGAAGAAGGTTTTTCTTTAATAATTAAAACAAAACCCAACCTTATTTTTTTAGATGTTGAAATTGGAGAAGAAAATACTTTTAAACTCATTCCTAAATTAAAGGAATTTTTTATGGAGTTGCCAACCATTATTATGACGACCTCTCATAATTATTATGCAAAAGAAGCAGTAAACAATCAAATTTCTTATTTTTTAAGTAAACCAATTATAGGAGTAGAATTAGAAAATTCATTACTAAGGTTCGAGAAAGTCTTTACAGAAAAACAAACACATCTTGCAGTAAAAACGGGTTCGGATATACATATTATAGCTTATAAAAACATTTGTTTATTAGAAGCGGAAAGAAATTATACGAGTGTTTTTAATATCACAGGAAAAAAATTATCAACATCAAAATCTTTAAAACATTTTGAAGAAACTTTGCCTAAAAACTTTATTCGTGTACATAGAAGTTTCATCGTAAACAGAAACTGCATTGAACGATTAAATACTAGGAAAGGTCAACTGTTTTTACAACAGACAGAGGTGACAAAAGAGTTAGAAGAAAATTTTATTCCTATTGGAAAAGAATACCTGCAGAAACTTAAAAACTCTTTTTCTTTTTAA
- a CDS encoding NAD(P)H-dependent glycerol-3-phosphate dehydrogenase, translated as MSEHKKIAVFGGGSWATAIVKMLSENLETVGWYMRNEQAIEHIKENDHNPNYLQSADVYARQLDLSSDINYTVQNYDVLIFAIPSAFLTSELKKMTTSLEGKIIFSAIKGIVPETGLIIGEHFNREYNVPIENIGVITGPCHAEEVAMERLSYLTIACKDEEKAKFIQRSLQSWYIKTKISDDIVGTEYAAMLKNIYAVAAGIAHGLGYGDNFQAVLMSNAIREMKGFIKKVHKMKRNINNSAYLGDLLVTGYSLFSRNRQFGNMVGKGYTVKSAQMEMSMIAEGYYATKSAFKMKGDIGANTPIIDTVYNILYENKNPKKEFQKLTDKLD; from the coding sequence ATGAGTGAACATAAAAAAATAGCGGTCTTTGGTGGTGGAAGTTGGGCAACTGCCATTGTAAAAATGTTGTCTGAAAACTTAGAAACAGTTGGTTGGTACATGCGTAATGAACAAGCCATTGAGCACATTAAAGAAAACGATCATAATCCTAATTATTTACAATCTGCAGATGTGTATGCACGTCAATTAGATTTGTCTAGTGATATTAATTATACCGTACAAAATTACGATGTTCTTATTTTTGCAATTCCGTCTGCTTTTTTAACAAGTGAATTAAAAAAAATGACAACCTCTTTAGAAGGTAAAATCATTTTTTCTGCCATTAAAGGAATCGTACCAGAAACAGGTTTAATTATTGGAGAACATTTTAATAGAGAATACAATGTTCCTATAGAAAATATTGGTGTTATTACAGGTCCTTGTCATGCAGAAGAAGTGGCTATGGAACGTTTATCTTATTTAACAATTGCTTGTAAAGATGAAGAAAAAGCTAAATTTATTCAGAGATCTTTACAAAGTTGGTATATAAAAACAAAGATATCAGATGATATAGTTGGTACAGAATATGCCGCTATGTTAAAAAATATTTATGCTGTTGCAGCAGGTATTGCACATGGTTTAGGTTATGGAGATAATTTTCAGGCTGTACTAATGAGCAATGCCATTAGAGAAATGAAAGGCTTTATTAAAAAGGTGCATAAAATGAAGCGGAACATTAATAATTCTGCTTATTTGGGTGATTTATTGGTTACTGGTTATTCTCTTTTTAGTAGAAATAGACAATTTGGAAACATGGTTGGTAAAGGCTACACGGTAAAATCTGCACAAATGGAAATGAGTATGATTGCAGAAGGGTATTATGCCACCAAAAGTGCCTTTAAAATGAAGGGAGACATCGGAGCAAATACACCAATTATAGACACTGTTTATAATATACTGTATGAGAATAAAAACCCTAAAAAAGAATTTCAAAAATTGACAGATAAATTAGATTAA